The DNA window TCGGTGTTTCACGAGCGACGATGTATCGCTTGCTGAACAAACACAATCTGATCTCTGAACAAGTTGTTTAAATCAGCTGATTCTTACAAGGCCACCTCGCAAGTGGCTTTCTATTTTTAGATTCAGTGGAAATTTTTATATTCTCTAGTTGAATATCTTATTGTTAACGCTATATGCAATTTGTATATAGGGAAATCTACGGTATTTTTACAATTGCCTAAAAAGTGTTTGATTATAAGGTGGTTTTGGCTAGAATTTAACCGTGACTACTTAGTCACATCCTATCAAATCGTTTGGATTAATAACCTCAGGAGGGGCATAACATGTTGAATCTTTTTGCACATCAACCCGCTTTTGCTTCTCGAGATACACATTCATCTGTGATGTTTGCTGGTGTTGGCGCAGGCGCTGATACCCGTATTGATGGTTAATTAATCCGCACCTTTAGTTTGTAATTGGGCTGCGGAAAATGGCAGCTCGGTTAGAGACATTCGTTATCTTCATTTTTAGTGTCTGCCATTTTTCTCAGCAAAAATTTTGTTTTTGGAGAAAAATTATGCGTCATTCTATTTATTTGAAATTAGCCACTTTGCTGGTGCAAGCCGATCTAAAACGTGAAGAACGCCAATGGGCAGCGCGCGTTCGCCGCAGTAGTTATGATGTTCCTTGGGCCAATGCGTTTTTGCTCAAAGATATCGGTTTGGACGAAGGTGGACGAATGAATCCGAATACGGTACCTGATGAAGTGAAAGTCGCTCGTCGTATGCGTCATATGCGTCGAGTATTAAGTGCGCGAATACCAACGTAAGACTAAGGCTGCGACGCGTTTTGGGCCGCAGCCTTAACCGCTTACGGACAGGGATTGGAATACGTGGTGCCAATCTCTTGAATCTTAGTTAACACCTCATCACTTAAATCAATATTAATGCTGTCAATATTGGCTTTAAGCTGCGCAATACTGGTTGCACCGATGATATTGGCAGCAACAAATGGGCGTTGGTTGACGAAGGCCAGTGCCATTTGAGCTAGATCTAAGCCT is part of the Vibrio cidicii genome and encodes:
- a CDS encoding DUF1127 domain-containing protein gives rise to the protein MRHSIYLKLATLLVQADLKREERQWAARVRRSSYDVPWANAFLLKDIGLDEGGRMNPNTVPDEVKVARRMRHMRRVLSARIPT